The following are encoded in a window of Oreochromis aureus strain Israel breed Guangdong linkage group 10, ZZ_aureus, whole genome shotgun sequence genomic DNA:
- the aspa gene encoding aspartoacylase translates to MSSYNNTARFSEARRVAIFGGTHGNEMSGVTLVNLWTKNGAEIQRKAVEAVPFITNPKAVEKCTRYVDTDLNRAFTPENLSAPGGNNLPYEVLRAQEINRIFGPKGSPEAYDVIFDLHNTTSNMGCTLILESSKDYFNLQMMNYIKKAMAPASCLVLLNEHPLLKYSTSRSVAKHPVGLEVGPQPQGVLRSNIFEAMRVILKHALDFIELFNEGVEFPPCTVEVFRVLERIDYPRDANGNIIAMVHPNLQDCDWEPLNPGDPMFQTFDGKTIHYQGSGTVYPTFINEAAYYEKQQAFITTRRETLVASAIKKA, encoded by the exons ATGTCTTCTTACAACAACACGGCGCGCTTCAGCGAGGCGAGGAGAGTGGCGATTTTCGGAGGGACGCACGGAAACGAGATGTCAGGCGTGACGCTCGTTAACCTGTGGACGAAGAACGGCGCCGAAATACAGAGGAAGGCAGTCGAGGCCGTACCTTTTATCACCAATCCCAAGGCTGTGGAGAAGTGCACCAGATATGTAGACACGGATCTGAACCGAGCCTTCACCCCAGAAAACCTAAG TGCCCCAGGTGGAAACAACCTGCCCTATGAGGTGCTGAGAGCCCAGGAGATCAACAGGATATTTGGTCCCAAAGGAAGCCCGGAGGCCTACGATGTCATCTTTGACCTTCACAACACGACATCCAACATGGGCTGCACTCTGATTCTGGAAAGCTCCAAAGACTACTTCAATCTGCAAATGATGAACTACATAAAG AAAGCCATGGCTCCAGCCAGTTGTCTTGTTCTGCTGAATGAACATCCTCTTCTGAAATATTCCACTTCACGCTCTGTTGCCAAGCACCCTGTTG GTTTGGAAGTGGGTCCTCAGCCTCAAGGTGTTTTAAGAAGCAACATCTTTGAAGCCATGCGAGTGATACTGAAACATGCTCTGGACTTTATTGAACTCTTTAATGAAG GTGTGGAGTTCCCTCCGTGTACAGTTGAAGTTTTCCGAGTCCTAGAGAGGATCGACTACCCCCGAGATGCCAATGGAAACATCATAGCCATGGTTCACCCCAACCTGCAG GACTGTGACTGGGAGCCGCTGAACCCTGGTGACCCAATGTTCCAGACATTTGATGGAAAAACTATCCACTACCAAGGCTCCGGGACGGTCTATCCCACTTTTATTAACGAGGCAGCCTATTATGAGAAACAACAGGCATTTATAACCACCAGGCGAGAAACCTTGGTAGCAAGTGCCATCAAAAAAGCATGA